A genomic stretch from Spongiibacter nanhainus includes:
- a CDS encoding enoyl-CoA hydratase-related protein, with the protein MSESELVQELSADGKLRLIMNRPEVHNAFDDRQVANLTDALLAAAENPGVRLVVIEGRGKNFCAGGDINYMRRMGENTFQENVEDARRLATLMKVLNDLPKPTIARVQGAAMGGGVGLVCCCDIAVGEPNTFLALSEIKIGMVPATIAPYVVKTIGPKPARRLFMTGEKVSASRAEALGMLSEVVADGSLDSRIAEISTTLLANAPSGLAKAKQIIERVSRGGIDEKMIEDTVRFIAEIRDSTEGREGLSAFLEKRKPNWSHH; encoded by the coding sequence ATGAGCGAATCAGAACTAGTACAAGAGCTCTCTGCTGACGGAAAACTGCGTTTAATAATGAATCGCCCTGAGGTTCATAACGCGTTCGACGATCGCCAGGTAGCTAATCTTACCGATGCCTTGCTGGCGGCGGCCGAAAACCCGGGGGTAAGGCTGGTTGTTATTGAGGGCAGAGGTAAAAACTTCTGTGCCGGTGGTGATATCAACTACATGCGCAGAATGGGGGAAAACACCTTTCAGGAAAATGTAGAGGATGCCCGCCGCTTGGCGACGCTCATGAAAGTCCTCAATGATCTACCGAAGCCCACGATTGCGAGAGTGCAAGGCGCTGCCATGGGTGGAGGTGTTGGATTGGTGTGCTGCTGCGACATCGCAGTTGGCGAGCCAAACACGTTCCTGGCGCTCAGTGAGATAAAGATCGGCATGGTGCCGGCGACGATAGCCCCGTATGTGGTGAAAACCATAGGCCCCAAGCCGGCCAGACGGCTATTTATGACCGGGGAAAAAGTCAGCGCTTCACGTGCTGAAGCCTTGGGTATGTTAAGCGAGGTCGTGGCGGACGGGAGCCTTGATTCCCGAATAGCGGAGATTTCGACCACCCTTCTCGCCAATGCGCCTTCCGGACTCGCCAAAGCCAAGCAAATTATAGAGCGGGTTTCGCGGGGCGGCATAGACGAGAAAATGATCGAGGACACCGTGAGATTTATTGCCGAAATCCGCGACTCTACGGAGGGGAGAGAAGGGTTAAGTGCCTTTCTTGAGAAGCGAAAGCCTAATTGGTCTCACCACTAA
- a CDS encoding acyclic terpene utilization AtuA family protein has protein sequence MTERIIRIANAQGFWGDSKLGPIRLVEEGPVDYLTFDYLAETTMSILQKQKARNPDAGFATDFPLMLKDVLATCQKKGIKIIANAGGVNLRSCLNATRQVIQELGLSGISVGIVEGDDILPSLNDLRSKGEPLVHLETGEPIDKVFDRITSANVYIGAQSIVDALHDGADIVITGRASDPSLVLAPLMYEFGWAMDDYDKLAAGTVMGHILECGPQCTGGNYSDWRQVKDFARIGYPVCEAKADGSFVVTKHENTGGLVSIETVGSQLLYELGDPENYLSPDCVVDFTAMELSSDGEDRVVVSGVKGRAPTDSYKVSVAYADGYKILSTLCISGPDAVEKAHVLADIVFERLEMQGIAIPREDRFLELFGTNVLCKGVVPTLDQPGEIQMRLGARGDNRRDLEVLGKEIAPLLTSGPPGVTGFAGGRARASEVVGYWPALINKRYVVTSHSVERV, from the coding sequence GTGACCGAAAGAATCATACGCATTGCAAACGCTCAAGGATTTTGGGGCGACAGCAAGCTTGGCCCTATAAGGCTGGTAGAAGAAGGTCCGGTGGATTACCTGACCTTCGATTATTTGGCCGAGACGACGATGAGTATTCTGCAAAAGCAGAAAGCTCGTAACCCAGACGCAGGGTTTGCCACTGATTTTCCGCTTATGTTGAAGGACGTGCTGGCGACTTGTCAGAAGAAGGGAATCAAGATCATCGCCAATGCTGGGGGCGTGAATCTGCGGTCGTGTCTCAATGCAACCAGGCAGGTAATACAGGAATTGGGGCTAAGTGGTATTAGTGTCGGTATCGTGGAAGGCGACGACATCCTGCCTAGTCTAAATGACCTTCGTTCAAAAGGTGAGCCATTGGTGCACCTGGAGACCGGTGAGCCGATAGATAAGGTCTTTGATCGAATAACCAGCGCCAACGTCTATATAGGGGCTCAATCCATTGTCGACGCCTTGCATGACGGTGCCGATATCGTGATTACAGGGCGAGCCAGTGACCCTTCCTTGGTGCTGGCGCCGCTAATGTATGAATTTGGCTGGGCGATGGACGACTACGACAAACTGGCGGCGGGGACTGTCATGGGGCATATCCTTGAATGCGGACCTCAGTGTACTGGTGGCAACTATTCTGATTGGCGCCAAGTGAAGGATTTTGCGCGTATCGGTTACCCAGTGTGCGAGGCGAAAGCCGATGGCAGTTTTGTAGTGACAAAGCACGAGAATACCGGCGGTTTGGTATCCATAGAAACGGTCGGGTCCCAGTTACTTTATGAGCTGGGTGACCCGGAGAACTACTTAAGCCCGGATTGTGTTGTCGATTTCACTGCTATGGAGCTGAGTAGTGATGGCGAGGATCGGGTTGTTGTATCCGGTGTGAAAGGGCGGGCACCTACTGACAGTTATAAAGTGTCAGTAGCCTACGCGGATGGCTACAAAATATTGAGTACCTTGTGTATATCCGGCCCCGATGCCGTAGAGAAGGCCCATGTGCTAGCCGATATCGTATTTGAACGTTTAGAAATGCAGGGCATTGCCATCCCCAGGGAAGACCGATTTCTCGAGTTGTTTGGTACCAATGTTCTTTGTAAGGGGGTGGTGCCTACTCTTGATCAGCCCGGCGAAATCCAGATGCGCCTTGGTGCCAGGGGCGATAACCGCAGGGACCTTGAGGTCTTAGGCAAGGAGATTGCGCCACTGCTGACTTCTGGTCCGCCGGGGGTGACAGGATTCGCTGGCGGCCGGGCGAGGGCCTCCGAGGTCGTCGGTTATTGGCCGGCGCTGATTAATAAGCGCTATGTCGTTACCTCACACAGTGTAGAGCGGGTATAA
- a CDS encoding acetyl-CoA carboxylase biotin carboxylase subunit gives MTTFKKVLIANRGEIALRVISALRKLGISSVAIFHSEDRHALYVRQADEAIEVYGDTPTAAYLDIPQIIQACKKSASDAVHPGYGFLSENAGFARALSAEEITFIGPEADVIELMGDKIVSRNFVEKHGFPVPPSISVRASDLESAELSALRDAVESMGLPVVVKAAAGGGGKGMNIVRALEDLEGSLRVAASEAKKYFHDERVYIERYFPSARHIEVQILGDSATTLHLGVRECSIQRRFQKVIEEAPSPALSEQKHQEICEVALGIARAARYSSAGTVEFLYTPEGEFFFLEMNTRIQVEHPVTEMIYGVDIVAEQIRVAMGEGLTFTQDDLKPSGHAIECRICAEDPFNNFMPETGKVLYLNEPSGDGIRVDSGLHIGQVIGSSFDPMLAKIIVHAPSRSEAIGRLRDALENTVILGVTVNIEYLQHLLDHPKFQVGDFDTGFIASEASELERRSVSQDDLQAVLATAYLTDRDTRLLVSATPEPYLAIGNWRN, from the coding sequence ATGACAACATTTAAGAAAGTACTAATTGCAAACCGGGGTGAAATAGCGCTGCGTGTTATTTCTGCTCTGCGCAAGTTGGGCATTTCCAGTGTTGCGATCTTTCACAGCGAGGATCGGCATGCCTTGTATGTGCGACAGGCGGACGAAGCTATCGAGGTCTACGGCGATACACCCACCGCCGCATATTTAGACATACCGCAGATTATTCAAGCCTGTAAAAAGAGCGCCTCAGACGCGGTTCACCCGGGGTACGGCTTTCTCTCTGAAAACGCCGGCTTTGCCCGCGCGCTCTCCGCCGAAGAAATCACTTTTATTGGACCGGAGGCGGACGTTATCGAGCTGATGGGCGATAAAATCGTCTCCAGGAACTTTGTCGAAAAGCACGGCTTTCCGGTGCCGCCTTCCATTAGTGTTCGCGCGTCCGATCTAGAGAGTGCCGAGTTGAGTGCTTTGCGGGATGCGGTGGAATCGATGGGGCTCCCTGTTGTGGTGAAGGCCGCGGCGGGTGGTGGCGGCAAAGGCATGAATATTGTCCGCGCATTGGAGGATCTAGAGGGTAGTTTGCGGGTCGCGGCTTCAGAGGCGAAGAAATACTTTCACGATGAGCGCGTCTATATCGAGCGCTACTTCCCAAGTGCCAGGCACATCGAGGTGCAAATATTGGGCGACAGTGCCACGACGCTTCATCTAGGGGTAAGGGAGTGCTCTATTCAGCGTCGCTTCCAGAAGGTCATCGAGGAGGCGCCGTCACCGGCATTGTCAGAGCAGAAGCACCAGGAAATCTGTGAGGTTGCACTGGGCATAGCCCGCGCGGCGCGCTACAGCAGCGCGGGAACCGTGGAATTTTTATACACCCCGGAAGGTGAGTTTTTCTTCCTGGAAATGAATACCCGAATTCAGGTCGAGCATCCGGTCACAGAGATGATCTACGGTGTCGATATTGTGGCTGAGCAAATACGCGTGGCAATGGGTGAAGGTCTAACGTTTACACAAGATGATCTTAAGCCCAGTGGGCATGCCATTGAGTGCCGGATTTGTGCTGAGGATCCCTTTAATAATTTTATGCCGGAAACGGGCAAGGTACTCTACCTAAATGAGCCAAGTGGAGACGGTATTCGGGTAGATAGTGGGCTCCATATTGGTCAGGTGATTGGGTCCTCATTCGACCCGATGCTAGCAAAGATAATTGTTCACGCTCCATCGCGCAGTGAGGCGATAGGTCGGCTTCGGGACGCGCTGGAAAATACCGTCATTCTTGGCGTCACAGTCAATATCGAATATTTGCAGCACCTCTTGGATCACCCCAAATTTCAAGTGGGTGACTTCGATACTGGTTTTATTGCTTCTGAGGCTTCGGAGTTAGAGCGGCGATCAGTATCTCAGGATGATCTTCAGGCTGTACTTGCCACAGCCTATCTTACCGATCGTGATACCCGCTTACTGGTGTCGGCTACGCCCGAGCCTTATTTGGCGATCGGTAACTGGCGGAACTAG
- a CDS encoding biotin/lipoyl-containing protein, whose translation MQPLYLIGEQQHAVTPLKRNDRIWLEIDGHAVDVQFTELGPHRGEIIVNGHLKSYHVAQEGQTLFVHCAGKTWRLEAKDEFEASRSSEAGAGEIRAPMPGVLVESFASTGDRVEAGQTVLLIESMKLQTEIKATVSGVISVADLAAGEAFEKGALLTVIEADSEGESVVQTDADSSAMNSEDKR comes from the coding sequence ATGCAACCACTTTATCTCATTGGTGAGCAGCAGCACGCCGTTACACCCCTGAAGCGCAATGATCGAATTTGGTTGGAGATAGATGGCCATGCCGTCGATGTCCAATTCACTGAGCTGGGGCCTCACCGCGGCGAGATCATTGTCAATGGGCATCTCAAGTCCTACCACGTTGCCCAAGAAGGCCAGACCCTGTTCGTACACTGTGCAGGCAAAACTTGGCGGCTTGAAGCGAAAGATGAGTTCGAAGCGTCTCGCAGCAGCGAAGCTGGTGCCGGTGAAATTAGGGCGCCCATGCCGGGAGTTTTGGTAGAGAGTTTCGCGAGCACTGGAGATCGCGTCGAGGCCGGCCAAACTGTGCTGTTGATTGAAAGTATGAAGTTGCAAACCGAGATAAAGGCGACCGTCAGTGGCGTGATCTCTGTGGCCGATCTTGCCGCTGGTGAGGCCTTTGAAAAGGGCGCGCTGCTAACCGTGATTGAGGCAGACAGCGAAGGCGAGAGTGTCGTTCAGACTGATGCGGACTCCAGTGCAATGAACTCAGAAGACAAGCGATAG
- a CDS encoding acyl-CoA carboxylase subunit beta, which yields MRRIQSKLNTASQDYRDYRDHNLNLVRDFRERQERARSDRPQRDIDRLRNQNKMLPRERLDLLLDPGTPFLEFSSLGANMAYDGAAPSANCITGIGVVSGREVVIVAHDSSNKGGAWFPLTVKKMVRALDIALENRLNVIHLCDSAGGFLPMQSEVFGDKYMSGRIFRNQVQLSKMGCKQLALVFGHCTAGGAYVPGLCEYSVIVNGTGAVFLGGPPLVKAATGEDVTVDELGGAAMHTSVSGTCDYYAASEREAVAIGREIVQQWELPPKYPLQRDTPEDPYYDPYELYGVIPNDIKKQFDMREVIARLVDGSRFSEYQPDYGETLVCGMANIWGYKVGIIGNNGVLFNDSTLKAAHFMTLCNQNNIPLVFLQNITGYMVGKEYEQKGITKDGAKMLMVQGSVDVPKFTIMTNGSFGAGNYGMCGRAWDARTLFSWPNSQIAVMGSDQAANTLTTIKVNQLKRQGEQPTPEQLEHIRQEVLEDYTNTTSAYATSSEIWDDGIIDPVDTRNALAMSISVSLNAPFAGTNYGVLRL from the coding sequence GTGCGTAGAATACAATCAAAACTGAATACTGCCTCGCAGGATTACCGGGATTATCGCGACCATAATTTGAATTTGGTGAGGGATTTCCGTGAGCGGCAGGAGCGGGCGCGCTCAGATCGCCCGCAGCGCGATATAGACCGCTTGCGCAATCAAAACAAAATGCTGCCACGAGAGCGCCTGGACTTGTTGCTGGATCCAGGAACGCCCTTCCTTGAGTTTTCTTCCCTCGGTGCCAATATGGCTTACGATGGCGCAGCGCCAAGCGCGAATTGCATCACTGGTATTGGCGTTGTTTCCGGCCGGGAAGTGGTCATCGTGGCCCACGATAGTTCCAATAAAGGAGGGGCCTGGTTCCCGCTAACCGTCAAGAAGATGGTGCGTGCACTGGATATCGCCCTTGAAAACCGCCTTAACGTCATTCACCTGTGTGACAGTGCCGGTGGGTTCTTACCCATGCAGTCCGAAGTGTTTGGCGATAAGTACATGTCGGGCCGTATTTTTCGCAATCAGGTGCAGTTGTCAAAAATGGGCTGCAAGCAATTGGCTTTGGTATTTGGCCATTGCACGGCGGGGGGAGCCTATGTTCCCGGTCTTTGCGAATACTCGGTTATCGTCAACGGAACGGGCGCGGTGTTTCTCGGTGGTCCACCTTTGGTAAAGGCCGCTACCGGTGAGGATGTGACGGTGGATGAGCTGGGCGGTGCGGCCATGCATACATCGGTGTCTGGCACCTGCGATTACTACGCTGCCAGCGAGCGTGAAGCGGTGGCGATCGGTCGTGAGATTGTACAGCAGTGGGAGTTGCCCCCGAAATATCCACTGCAAAGAGATACCCCTGAAGACCCCTACTACGATCCGTATGAGCTCTACGGCGTCATTCCCAACGACATAAAGAAGCAATTCGATATGCGAGAGGTCATCGCGAGACTTGTTGATGGCAGTCGCTTTTCAGAATACCAGCCTGACTATGGTGAAACCTTGGTATGTGGTATGGCCAATATATGGGGATATAAGGTTGGCATAATCGGTAATAACGGTGTTCTGTTCAATGACAGCACATTGAAAGCTGCGCACTTTATGACTCTCTGTAACCAGAACAATATTCCGCTGGTTTTCTTACAGAATATTACCGGTTATATGGTGGGTAAAGAGTACGAGCAAAAGGGCATTACCAAAGATGGCGCCAAGATGCTGATGGTGCAGGGCAGTGTCGACGTGCCCAAGTTTACCATTATGACCAATGGTTCGTTTGGCGCAGGCAATTACGGTATGTGTGGTCGAGCTTGGGACGCCCGCACTTTATTTAGCTGGCCAAATAGTCAGATCGCCGTCATGGGTTCTGATCAGGCGGCAAATACACTGACAACAATTAAGGTAAATCAGCTTAAGCGTCAGGGAGAGCAACCGACACCGGAACAGCTGGAGCATATCCGGCAGGAAGTGCTTGAAGACTACACCAATACCACCAGTGCCTATGCGACCAGTTCAGAGATTTGGGACGACGGCATTATCGATCCGGTGGATACGCGCAATGCACTGGCTATGTCGATTTCTGTTTCATTGAACGCGCCTTTTGCCGGTACCAACTACGGCGTTCTGCGGCTTTAA
- a CDS encoding acyl-CoA dehydrogenase family protein codes for MSQFSLNSEQRQLFDHIDKFAKAELLPLAEKMDNEEWWPSDIMPKVGELGFLGVTVPEQYGGCGMTMLEAGLILQAFARYNHAFALAWVAHDNLCANNIYNNGSEYIREKYLPKLCSGEWIGCLGLTEPGAGSDALGSMRTKAVRDGDEYVINGSKIYITNGPVADVCLLYAKTEVGKGSKGITAFVVETNTPGFKVAQKLNKMGFRGSQTAELVFEDMRVPVKNIVGREHEGHQVVMSGLDFERSLISPINVGIAERAFELAVDYAKTREQFGKPISSFQMVQSRLADMYVWTETMKNFCWTVLAEVSEVDETQAGRGEIHARTAASVMYCANTCNLVLDNAVQVFGGNGYIWESEINRLFRSTKLLEIGAGTTEVRKMIISGELLKA; via the coding sequence ATGAGTCAATTCTCCCTCAATAGTGAGCAGAGACAGCTGTTCGACCATATTGATAAGTTCGCGAAGGCCGAGTTATTACCACTGGCTGAGAAGATGGATAACGAGGAGTGGTGGCCCAGTGATATTATGCCTAAGGTCGGTGAACTGGGCTTTCTCGGCGTAACCGTCCCCGAGCAATATGGTGGCTGCGGGATGACAATGCTTGAGGCGGGGCTGATTCTTCAGGCCTTTGCTCGCTACAACCACGCCTTTGCACTGGCTTGGGTTGCCCACGACAATCTGTGTGCGAATAACATTTACAACAATGGCAGTGAGTACATACGCGAGAAATATTTGCCCAAGTTGTGCTCTGGCGAGTGGATAGGCTGCCTGGGCTTGACAGAGCCAGGGGCCGGTTCGGATGCCTTGGGTTCGATGCGTACAAAGGCAGTTCGGGATGGCGATGAGTATGTAATCAACGGCTCCAAGATTTACATAACCAATGGCCCGGTCGCCGATGTTTGTCTACTCTACGCTAAAACGGAGGTGGGCAAGGGCTCAAAAGGCATTACTGCTTTTGTCGTTGAAACGAATACACCGGGCTTCAAAGTAGCGCAAAAGCTTAACAAAATGGGCTTTCGCGGCAGCCAAACCGCAGAGCTGGTATTTGAAGACATGCGGGTGCCTGTTAAGAATATTGTTGGTCGCGAGCACGAAGGACACCAGGTGGTCATGAGCGGCCTAGATTTTGAGCGCTCCCTGATTAGCCCCATCAATGTGGGGATCGCCGAGCGAGCCTTTGAGTTGGCGGTGGACTATGCCAAAACCCGGGAGCAGTTTGGCAAGCCGATTTCGTCGTTTCAGATGGTGCAATCCCGGCTTGCGGATATGTATGTCTGGACCGAGACGATGAAGAACTTTTGCTGGACCGTCCTGGCTGAAGTCTCAGAGGTGGATGAGACCCAGGCCGGGCGTGGGGAAATTCACGCACGCACAGCTGCATCGGTAATGTACTGTGCCAATACCTGCAATCTGGTTCTGGATAATGCTGTTCAAGTCTTTGGCGGCAACGGCTATATCTGGGAGTCGGAGATTAACAGGCTGTTCCGCTCGACAAAATTACTTGAAATCGGTGCTGGCACTACGGAAGTCCGCAAAATGATTATAAGCGGTGAGCTGTTGAAGGCTTAG
- a CDS encoding SDR family oxidoreductase: MTIESQEFGMSSEQLAAQKTVFDPSLFEGKRVVISGGGSGIGKAAAWLFARLGAEVTIVGRSEQKLQSVVEEIRSHGYSIVSHSLDIRDASAVENFFDGQGSPIDVLVNSAGGQFPQQSIDFSANGWKAVIDTNLNGTWFMMQAAARHWRALDAPGNIVNIVTVISRGMPGVAHTCAARAGVIYASKSVAVEWAPLNIRINCIAPGITNTEGMKVYPDEAVRHFTDSNPMRRFASSWEIAEACAYFASDASGFITGEVLTLDGGGQLWGELWTAGKPDYFKTSS, from the coding sequence ATGACGATTGAAAGTCAAGAGTTTGGGATGTCGTCTGAGCAGCTGGCGGCACAAAAGACAGTCTTTGACCCCAGTCTCTTCGAAGGTAAGCGCGTTGTTATATCTGGTGGCGGTAGCGGTATCGGCAAGGCCGCGGCGTGGTTGTTTGCCCGGCTTGGTGCAGAGGTAACTATAGTCGGACGAAGCGAACAAAAGCTGCAGTCTGTTGTTGAAGAAATACGTAGTCATGGATATTCGATAGTCAGCCATTCCCTGGACATTCGCGATGCAAGTGCCGTTGAAAACTTCTTCGACGGACAGGGTAGTCCGATAGATGTGTTGGTTAACAGTGCGGGGGGGCAGTTTCCGCAACAGTCTATTGACTTTAGTGCCAACGGCTGGAAAGCCGTTATCGATACAAATTTGAATGGCACCTGGTTTATGATGCAGGCGGCTGCGCGTCACTGGCGAGCGCTCGATGCGCCGGGCAATATTGTTAACATTGTGACCGTCATTAGTCGAGGCATGCCGGGAGTGGCGCACACCTGTGCTGCTAGAGCAGGTGTGATCTACGCATCGAAATCGGTAGCGGTGGAATGGGCGCCACTTAATATTCGTATTAATTGTATCGCGCCGGGTATCACCAACACCGAGGGGATGAAGGTGTATCCTGATGAGGCGGTCCGCCACTTCACCGATTCCAATCCCATGCGCCGTTTTGCCTCGTCCTGGGAAATTGCCGAGGCTTGCGCATACTTTGCCAGTGATGCCTCAGGGTTTATTACCGGTGAGGTGTTAACGCTAGATGGCGGGGGGCAACTGTGGGGTGAGCTGTGGACAGCGGGCAAGCCCGACTACTTCAAAACCTCGTCATGA
- a CDS encoding TetR/AcrR family transcriptional regulator, with protein MGRTRLPPEERQREILNAARKVFETRGYESWTVADIAKEVGVVEGTVLHYFKSKNNLVAKVIEQFYAGITEVMEQGVQRVTGVRERLRFVIHTHTQLLFENAALCSLMLKEAREAERELGIQIYELSKRYTQVVTDIVNEGKKTSEIADSVSSRMIRHVLFGAMEHYLWDLIFDRSSLDVNDIADELTDIVYFGIAYRADSGTDPEIRRLVLQLRELVG; from the coding sequence GTGGGGCGCACACGCCTCCCGCCCGAAGAAAGACAACGCGAGATACTAAATGCGGCGAGAAAAGTCTTTGAGACCCGCGGGTATGAGTCCTGGACGGTTGCCGACATTGCCAAGGAAGTGGGAGTTGTTGAAGGCACGGTACTCCATTACTTCAAGTCCAAGAACAACCTAGTTGCTAAAGTCATAGAGCAATTCTATGCAGGCATCACTGAAGTTATGGAGCAGGGCGTACAACGCGTTACCGGCGTAAGAGAGCGCTTGCGCTTCGTTATTCACACTCACACTCAGTTGCTTTTTGAAAACGCTGCCTTATGCTCACTAATGCTGAAAGAGGCGCGGGAGGCGGAGCGTGAACTCGGCATACAAATTTACGAGCTAAGCAAACGCTACACCCAAGTCGTCACAGACATTGTTAACGAAGGCAAGAAGACCAGCGAAATTGCTGACAGCGTATCCAGCAGAATGATCCGGCATGTCCTGTTTGGCGCAATGGAACACTATTTGTGGGATCTGATATTTGACCGCTCATCGCTGGACGTCAATGATATCGCCGACGAACTGACGGATATCGTTTACTTCGGCATCGCTTATCGGGCAGATAGTGGTACCGATCCGGAAATACGACGCCTGGTGCTACAACTGCGGGAGTTAGTTGGTTAA
- a CDS encoding long-chain-fatty-acid--CoA ligase: protein MRCTQPIRRSAQLCPQKTATICGDRVRTFTESKDRISRLAGALQASGIKEEDRVAILSLNSDRYYESYFAIPWSGAVVVPLNIRWTVQEHIYALNDSAATMLLVDDAFYGIVDDIVSGIDADIRIIYMGDGDTPEGAFGFEDLITEARPVGDAGRRKDDLFGIFYTGGTTGFPKGVMISHSNYYSSSMALMAEMNICQGEVRYLHVAPMFHMADAAISMANTISGNPHVFIPAFNPAQIVEKIQAHSVTDVLLVPTMIAMLLEDGCLERAKIESLKKVIYGASPMTEGTLTAALRVLPGVQFYQAYGQTELAPVATVLRPEYHVLEGERAGKIRSAGQASLILELKIVDADGNECEANDIGEVLVSGPNAMLGYWNNPEQTQQTLKDGWVHTGDAGYLDKDGFLFLVDRVKDMIVTGGENVYSAEVENVVSQHPAVLQVAVIGIPNAQWGEAVHAVIRLKADAQFDEEEFYRFCRAGLASYKCPRSIDIIDGPLPTTSVGKISKKDLRQPYWEGVGRNV, encoded by the coding sequence ATGCGTTGTACTCAGCCAATCAGGCGCTCGGCGCAGCTATGCCCTCAAAAAACAGCCACCATATGCGGAGATAGGGTCAGGACTTTTACAGAATCGAAGGACCGTATTTCTCGCCTGGCGGGGGCCCTTCAGGCATCGGGCATTAAAGAAGAGGACCGGGTGGCGATTCTGTCCCTCAACTCGGATCGCTATTATGAAAGCTATTTTGCCATCCCTTGGTCTGGTGCGGTGGTAGTGCCTTTAAATATCCGCTGGACTGTACAGGAGCATATTTACGCACTTAATGATTCGGCAGCGACGATGTTATTGGTCGATGATGCCTTCTACGGCATTGTTGATGACATAGTCAGCGGTATCGATGCTGATATAAGAATCATTTATATGGGAGATGGCGATACGCCTGAAGGGGCTTTCGGCTTTGAGGATCTAATCACTGAGGCGCGGCCTGTTGGCGATGCAGGACGAAGAAAGGACGATCTTTTTGGTATCTTCTACACAGGGGGTACCACCGGCTTTCCAAAAGGGGTGATGATCTCCCACTCCAACTATTACAGCAGCTCGATGGCGCTCATGGCAGAGATGAATATCTGCCAGGGAGAAGTTCGCTATCTGCATGTGGCACCGATGTTTCACATGGCGGATGCTGCGATCAGCATGGCTAATACCATCTCTGGAAACCCCCATGTTTTCATCCCCGCCTTTAATCCGGCTCAGATAGTAGAAAAAATACAGGCGCATTCGGTTACGGATGTTCTTCTTGTGCCGACGATGATTGCGATGCTCCTTGAAGATGGTTGCCTGGAGCGAGCCAAAATCGAGTCTCTTAAAAAAGTCATCTACGGCGCGTCGCCAATGACCGAGGGAACATTGACAGCAGCGTTGCGGGTACTGCCGGGTGTGCAGTTCTATCAAGCCTACGGGCAGACTGAATTGGCCCCTGTCGCGACGGTCTTGCGTCCTGAGTACCACGTGTTGGAAGGGGAGCGAGCTGGAAAGATTCGCTCGGCAGGTCAAGCCAGCCTGATTTTGGAGCTAAAGATTGTAGATGCCGATGGCAATGAGTGCGAAGCCAACGACATTGGTGAGGTTTTGGTTAGCGGTCCCAACGCCATGTTGGGTTACTGGAACAACCCGGAGCAAACGCAACAGACCTTAAAAGACGGATGGGTCCACACCGGCGACGCGGGATACCTGGACAAGGATGGCTTTCTGTTCCTGGTGGATCGCGTCAAGGACATGATTGTAACCGGCGGTGAGAATGTGTACTCGGCGGAGGTAGAGAATGTGGTGTCCCAGCATCCAGCTGTTTTGCAGGTGGCTGTTATCGGCATTCCGAATGCGCAGTGGGGAGAAGCGGTGCACGCTGTGATCCGATTAAAGGCCGATGCCCAGTTTGATGAAGAGGAGTTCTACCGTTTCTGTCGGGCGGGTTTGGCGTCGTATAAATGCCCTCGCAGTATAGACATTATCGATGGCCCTCTGCCTACTACCAGCGTCGGTAAGATCTCCAAAAAAGACCTGCGTCAACCTTATTGGGAAGGGGTCGGTCGGAATGTGTGA
- a CDS encoding SDR family NAD(P)-dependent oxidoreductase, protein MQRCLVITGGSKGIGLATTMFFKQRGYEVINLSRSAAPCSGVVNLEVDFAYPGWEEEIEPQLVELMTAKDEIVLVHNAAFLSKGGVGDLDPCSLRASFEVNVVAPSILNRMLLPFMKEHSSIIYIGSTLSEKAVANTAAYVASKHAVVGLMRSTCQDLVGTAIHTCCVCPGFTDTDMLTSHVGGSEAVESLVNRTVTQKRLIRPEEMADMIYLCSQNVLINGSVIHANLGQVEH, encoded by the coding sequence ATGCAAAGGTGCCTGGTTATCACTGGTGGTAGTAAAGGAATCGGACTGGCGACCACCATGTTTTTTAAGCAGAGGGGCTACGAGGTCATTAACTTGTCTAGGAGTGCTGCGCCCTGTAGCGGAGTTGTCAACCTAGAGGTCGATTTCGCATACCCGGGATGGGAAGAGGAGATTGAGCCCCAGTTGGTGGAGCTAATGACTGCCAAGGATGAGATTGTATTGGTCCACAATGCGGCTTTTTTATCTAAAGGTGGGGTTGGCGATTTGGACCCTTGCTCGCTGAGAGCCTCGTTCGAGGTCAATGTTGTTGCTCCATCTATCCTCAACAGGATGCTTCTGCCTTTTATGAAAGAGCACTCCTCAATCATTTATATCGGCTCGACGCTCAGTGAGAAAGCGGTTGCCAATACTGCTGCCTACGTTGCAAGCAAACACGCCGTGGTGGGGTTGATGAGGAGTACCTGCCAGGATCTGGTTGGTACGGCTATCCATACCTGTTGCGTCTGTCCAGGCTTTACCGATACCGATATGTTAACCAGCCACGTCGGCGGCAGCGAGGCTGTGGAGTCTTTGGTGAATCGCACTGTGACCCAAAAAAGGCTTATCCGTCCGGAAGAAATGGCGGACATGATTTACCTGTGCTCGCAAAATGTGCTGATCAATGGCTCGGTGATACACGCTAACTTAGGTCAGGTGGAGCACTAG